A genomic segment from bacterium encodes:
- a CDS encoding restriction endonuclease subunit R encodes MGVKILVALQFMLEGLLENKVEYLIEAKAIGIELKDSHLRQAIEYCANNGAQWVILTNALIWQVYKIKFEKPINFNLVCSFNFSEIDPKNEEHQEQLFIICKEGLVKDAREEFHEKISTVNRFILGALILSDEIINVIRRELKKLSDGVLATPEEIAKVLTDEVLKRDIFEGEEASKAQNRVRRFYDKATKRQREILTDKQSIEIQQNVSLPDKSLIVAQPTEDKD; translated from the coding sequence ATGGGCGTGAAGATTCTAGTAGCCCTTCAATTTATGCTTGAAGGGCTACTAGAAAATAAGGTTGAATATCTAATTGAAGCGAAGGCAATAGGCATTGAATTAAAAGACAGTCATTTGCGACAGGCAATAGAATATTGCGCAAACAACGGCGCACAATGGGTAATTCTAACTAATGCCTTAATATGGCAGGTTTATAAAATCAAATTTGAGAAACCAATCAATTTTAATTTGGTTTGCTCTTTCAATTTTTCAGAGATAGACCCCAAAAATGAAGAACATCAGGAACAATTATTTATAATATGCAAAGAAGGCCTGGTAAAAGATGCAAGAGAAGAATTCCATGAAAAAATTTCAACTGTTAACAGATTTATTCTTGGCGCACTAATTCTAAGTGATGAAATTATAAATGTTATCAGACGTGAACTTAAGAAATTATCCGATGGGGTTTTAGCAACACCTGAAGAAATAGCAAAAGTTCTTACCGACGAAGTATTGAAACGAGATATTTTTGAGGGGGAAGAAGCTTCAAAAGCGCAAAATCGTGTACGCCGCTTTTACGATAAAGCAACTAAACGGCAGAGAGAAATTTTAACAGATAAACAATCTATTGAAATTCAACAAAATGTTTCCTTGCCAGACAAATCTCTTATTGTCGCCCAACCTACGGAAGATAAAGATTGA
- a CDS encoding type II toxin-antitoxin system HicB family antitoxin, giving the protein MNLKIILEPSEEGGYTAIVPALPGCISEGDTREEALNNIREAIGLYLEPVEDDSNFSPVAEQLEIAV; this is encoded by the coding sequence ATGAATCTTAAAATTATTTTAGAACCAAGTGAAGAAGGTGGTTATACCGCTATTGTCCCCGCCCTTCCGGGATGCATAAGTGAAGGTGATACGCGAGAGGAAGCATTAAATAATATTCGTGAAGCAATTGGTCTTTATCTTGAGCCTGTTGAAGATGATTCAAATTTTTCTCCGGTTGCTGAACAACTCGAAATAGCTGTATGA
- a CDS encoding type II toxin-antitoxin system HicA family toxin produces the protein MSEKVPSLNYQQVINALKRDGWVVVCQKGSHIRLQKHLLSETLKIIVPAHKPIKRSTLSHVLKQSHLSVPDFIKLI, from the coding sequence ATGAGTGAAAAAGTCCCAAGTTTAAATTATCAACAAGTCATCAATGCTTTAAAACGAGACGGCTGGGTGGTAGTTTGTCAAAAAGGCAGTCATATTCGTTTACAAAAACATTTACTTTCCGAAACACTGAAAATCATTGTGCCTGCACACAAGCCAATAAAAAGATCAACATTATCACATGTTTTGAAACAATCTCATTTATCAGTACCAGATTTTATAAAATTAATTTAA